The Malus domestica chromosome 08, GDT2T_hap1 genomic interval GGGTGATCACGATGACGGCAAACTTGCTACTGGAATGGAGCAGTGGAGGTGTGCcccctcttctctctttctctattcTCTGTCTCCTTCAGTCTAGCCGGTAACATGTCTAAATAAAACTGTGATTACATCCCAAATAATTCGGTCGAGCACCCCAATTATTGAAATAAATCAATGATGATGTCGCTGCTGCTGCTCTTGCTGTTAATTGCCCCTTTTTCCCTCCTTGGTTGTACTGTTTAGCAGTTTTGTTCCTCTGTTACTTTTTTTCGGGCTAACGTCTTTGGTTCCACTTTCAACAGGAACCTTCACCATTTACATGGTGGTGAGTGCTTTCACCGTTGTATTTGTTGCCATTTGGGTTCCGGAGACAAAGGGGAGAACTCTGGAAGAGATCCAATGGTCCTTCAGATAAGTTTTTCTTTACCGTTCTTGCATACGACTTGCTCTCTTCTGTTGCAAGAAACCAGTTCTGCTGTCCCGTTTTGAGATTATCCTACGGGAACTGTACAAAGCGTGCGGTTTTCGTGACATTCTTCAGCCAGCACTTCGTGTTCGGTTGCTACTTTCATTGCTTGTTTTGTATCTTTCAATAGATAGCTGTAAACTCACAGTTTTCTTATagttttattgaattcataaacTTTCCATCGCCCTCGATGTAGTTCTTGTATGTAAGAACTCGACGAGCTTCCATGCCTTCTCTGCCGGCAGATTTCTTCTGTCATGAAACCTTTCCGGTTTTATATTCATGCCGGCGTAGAGATTTTGAATTCACAAAGACTAGTAAAGGGTTTATTTGTCATTGcaattcataccatgtttttccATGGTTTAGTAGACGTTGGCGGGCAATTTGTACTGTGACCATTGCCTTTAGGACAACCTTAGTTTACTAGTCTGGGATACCGCCACCTGGGACTATTGGTCTGGAATACCGTCATTGGGGCGTAGCTTTGTGAACGAGAGATACTGATAAAAATTACAGCAAGACTCTAAAATTTGTAGGCTTTTTggtcaaaatggtccctaagattataataactcctcactttggtccttaagatttaaaattgataGAAGTGGTCTATAACATTGTCTACCACCAATCATTTTTGTCCTTATATGAAAAATATCTGTAAATTGAAGTAAGTACCATTTCAAGTGAAGgagttgatttgacaaaaataccctcaatttaacgGAAATTTTTCAcgaaaggaccaaaatgattgacagtgaacaatctcagggaccactgcGGTCGGTTTTAAATTTTAGGgatcaaagtgaggagttaaGCCAAACTCATAGACGTTTTTTTGACTAAAAAACCAAATTAGTATTctaattttaggtttaaataGCCAAATCCTATTTTTGGGGTTGTCTTGCTGACAACCTGCCCTACCCATGACATTCAGAGCACCATTGGAATAACTGGGCCTAGGCCCAAGGGTCCACTATTACGGTTAGTTTGTTATTGGAATAACCGGGAAGTAATTTTGAGCAATAGTCCCCAACTTATCTACGAGTTATACTTTCGCCCCCCCAACTcattttttagttcatttaccCCTTCAACTCGACCATGTTTTGCGCATTTACTACTTCTGTCCGCTTTTTCTGTAAAACGTAAGGGTAAGAATGCAACTTTTGGATTATGTTCGTTGCTCCAAATTAACATTAATTTTTAAGACGGGTGAAATTCCCACTATACCCGTaagatgaaaagaaaaattaacgaTAAGGAATACAGGTGTAACATATGGTCGAATTGAAGGGAAAagtcctctccggatcccttccataAAATCCATCCAATCAATCAATTTGggttcttgaaatttgattcaacagcTACAAACAAGGGGTccatttaaaagttataataactttagccgtttgatcaaatttcaagggttcgAATTAGGTGATTGGGAGGATTTGGTAGAAGGGATCCGGAAAGGATCCCTTTCCGAATTGAAGGACAATGGGAAATACAAATTTGAGTTGAGGAGCTAAATTAAACTCTTAGATAAGTTCAAGAACCATTGCGCCACATTGTATTTTCCTGTAAGTGTAGTTTGGATCGCAAGTGAAGCATTGGAAATGAAATTGCCCAACTTCTGTTTCCTTTTCTAAAGAGAACTCCATTTTATtacaaattgaagaaaattaaagttCACAAACTAAGTTGTACAAATATTGATGAAAATATAATCGACAAAAACTTCTTTTAGTCATCTGCATTCTAAACCgaacatttttattatttctctgCACTCACAAAAGACTAAAAATGATTTGTTAAAATCGCCAGTCTTTGTCGTCGGCGGCGAATTCTAATAACTGTCCGTTGGTAGATTCCAACACAAAAGTAAAAAGACACAAAAAGTACTCTTGATCAATTGAAACGATCGACCACCAATACTTGATGCATAGTGATTGATACGAACTTTTTCACAGTGCGATTCCCACTCTTGCTTCCCAAATGAGCAAATACCCCGATATGCCGTAACAGTATACACTAACAACGCGACGACATGTTTCCCAACTTTTTCACATAACACTGCATTACTAATCTAAAATACCACAGCGGTGCCACACTTTACGGATAAGAGATCCTGATAAAATAGTGCAGTCCATAAAACAATTTAAGTAGACTCTAAACTATGTATCTTTCCAAACTAATCCATCGTTAAATGAATTCAAATTTCGAGATCTATGTCTACGGGAAGAATCTAGGGCATGTGCAGCCTCTGCACACACACCCTCCTTCCGTTATCCATGTCTCCTTGTCTCTATTTTGAAGGTAAAGATTcgaaatttatttaaaaatgggTATTTGAAGAGTGGAAATTAGGTAAAAGCATGTGCAACAGTTGCCCACTTTTCAGGATATAAGGGCATAAAAATCTCTATTAGTCAATAAATGCAACCAACATAGACTTGCACCACACATAATATGCAAAACAACAGCTAATGCCAACTAAATGCCATCCTCACAAAGTCAATATAACTTTGAAAGTAGAGTTTTGTCCAGTAAGGACCTACCCATAGCATGAACCAGGATCTATGGCCTTCGGATCCTCAGGCATTGGATCTTTGGCTGAGGATCCCGCGGCCATCGATCTTGGTCCGTTCTAGAATTTCATCGTTGAAATTTGAGTAGTTTCAGAATTCAGAAGGCAAGAACGAATGCACTCTCTTATATTCCAGCTACTGAAATTTAAAACCTCACTAGTTACAGATATAGATACGAACACCAGAGATAAACCTACTCAATTTCTTGTCATGAACTCTCTTCCTCTAGTAGTTGGAGCAAACTTTGTGAACCATATCAATATAGCATATGCAAGAGTATACCTAATTAGATCACAAGCACAATGGATGAGTATGAAGATCGTCCAAAGTGCGTAAAATGCTAAAATGTATGATATATGCATTGGAAAATTATAAATTTCCTCACCCATAAGCAGAAAACAGTCCTACTATCTTCTAGTAATTGAATACAAAGTAGGTGAAATTCAGCAGTGGTTATGTTCATGTGTCTGTGTCTGATATCGCTAAGGTTTTTTTCACATCGAGAGTCCAACAGCAAGAGTTCAACATCAGCAGAATTTGTATAATGCGGTAACACAATTAGAATTTTACTGTCCACACAATGTTCATCTGAATGAATTGGTTTTATTGACTATTGAAGACAGAGGTCCTGATACAAGCTGAATTAACTAAATCGAAAAAGTAAACTCTAAAACGCTAACATATAAATAGAGATACATCCAACATGGTAAATTGGAAGCATTCTCAATACAAAAATAAGCAATGCTACAAATTGGAACTTCCCTGGACAAACGACTGAACATATGCGAGAATCGAGCAGAGAAAAATCACAGTTTAACATCAAGTATCTAATacaacaaaaaccaaataaagTACAAGATCAAGAAGTGAAAAATGCAAGATAGAGTGGTTAGGCTAGTAATGATAGATAACTCTGAATGGAGAGTCGAACCAGAATGATGTTCTTGAGCTAGGAAACTACTTTCACAGGATACTTGTCAATGCAGTCTTCCCAAGGACCATTACAAGATGGCTTCACATTCCGAAGTGCCTCCCAGACCGCACTGTTACATTTAAAACCACTTCCAAAGGCAATCTGCCAGATACGATTGCCCCTGCGGATCCTCCCCTTGGCCTCCATATACGccaattcataccaaatggagCTCGACGAAGTATTCCCAAACCGGTGTAGAGTCATTCGAGAGGCCTCAACATGTATAGGCAGCAACTGCAGGTTCTTCTCCAGCTCATCAATCACAGCCCTTCCTCCGGCGTGTATGCAAAAATGATCAAATGCCAGCTTGAAATCCGGGATATATGGCTTGACGTTGGACTTGAACAGCTTCTTAACCACAAgtgatgaaaagaaaagaagctgCTCGCTTATAGGAAGCACAATAGGTCCCAAAGTGGTAATGTTGGTCTTAAGCGCCCCACCGGCAATTGCCATCAAATCTTTCGACAAAGACACACCAGTCTTCCCCTTGTCATCCTGCTCCTGATAAACACAACGAAAAGCTTTATCATCCGCGCCACGATGGGTCCTCACAACATGAACAAGCTTGTACTTAGCCCGCCTCCTATCAACGGACTTATTGGAAAGCAAAACCGCGGAACCCCCAACACGAAACAAGCAATTGGGTATCAACATAGACTTCTTATTCCCAAAATACCAATTCTGAGTAATGTTCTCAGTACTAACAACAACAGCATAAGTATTCCGGTGGATTTGCAACAAGTCCTTGGCAAGATCAACAGCTATAACCCCAGCACTACAACCCATTCCCCCCAAATTGAAACTCCTAATATTACCCCTCAATTTGTACTTATTAACAATCATGGCGGAAAGCGACGGCGTCGGATTAAACAAGCTGCAATTCACAACGAGAATCCCAATGTCCTTTGGCTTCACATGGGTATTGGCAAACAGATTATCCAGAGCACCGTACATCACCTGCTCCGCCTCCTCCCTGGCGGCGGCCATCGACGGCCGGGGAGGGATGTAATGCATCGCCTCCGGGACATAAGTCTCCTCGCCGAGGCCGGAGCGCTCGAGAATCTTGCGCTGGAACTCGAGCGACGAGTCGTCGAAGTCCTGCGTGAGGCGGGAGTGCTCCATGAAGCGCTGGTACGGTGCCTTGAGGTGATCGGGCGGGCGGTAGCAGGCGTAATCGACCAAGTAAACGGGTCTGGGTCGGGTCATGATGTAGACGGTCAACCCGAAGACGAGGACGGCGGAGCAGATGATGACGGAGACGAGATTGTACTGGAGGTGCAGCCAGAGTTGTTGAATGTCGTAAATGTCCATTTGGGAGGCTTCGATTAGGGTTACGATAATCAACGGGATAAAGCAGAGGGTTAAGAGATTGGAGATCAAGTAATGGTACCCTAATTTCACGTACTTGAGATTAACGCTCTGGAGGAAATCGGGGAGCCGTCGGGTTTGGTGAATCCGGACCCCGACCTCACCGCCTCCGCCGCGCGCGGTGGCGACATTGGTTGCTCCGCCTGGGTCCATGGCCGGTGGCTCCGCTTCCGGGGGTATTTGAGAAAGGTCGTCGCTCTGTGTGCTTTGGAGGGAAGCGAGAGTGAGCGATTTGAGAGGGGTATTTATAAATGGATGTGGGCCATGTGGGGCAATGGGGTATTACCGTATTAATATAATTATGGTGGCGGCCGCGGATGGTGTACGGCAAAGGACGGAGAAGTTGGAGATTCCCGAGCTCCGAAAGGTAGTGGGGAGGGTTTTGTGTGGTGGGAGATGAGATCACGAGGAGGGACTTGAGAAATGGGAGAGCGTGATTGATCTTGACGGTTAAATAACCGTTACGTCATGCGTGGGAAAACTGGGAATATATCAATGGAAAGGACTCCGAATTCCTCCCCCCTAATCCATCTAATTAAGGAATTCGCGCCGTATAAAactgatctaacggctacaaatatGAGCCCACTttcaaagttataataacttcagccgttggattaaatttcaacagTATGGATTCCCAGTTTTGAtgaattaggaggaagggatccggagagaatcCCTTTCCTATATAAATAGCTGGCTTCGGGCGAGAAATTCTTCAGTATGTCGATAATATGTTTCAGTACACAAAGTGTTATTATACAAGTGGTTGGATAGTTAATAAAAATTGTAATCACTTGTATTATGATACTTGAAATACCATGACATATTCTCGCACACTGAAAAAAATCTTTCATTCTTATCATTTGACTAATAACGaagaatttatttttaataaaagttaattttttattttttcataaacaaatatttttgggtaaactttttcaaaacttttttttttttggtgaagtttTTCAAATCAATTTTAGGTAAGCAATGGCTCTTGCATTATAGAGATCACAATGGAATTAGACTTTCTTACATCCTCTCACATCATTACGTCATCTGAATCGATAAGACAACGTTATGTATGCTAATTAAATTGTATGAAAATTACGTTATTTATCCCGATGAAAGAAACTAGGTGAGATTTTATTTATAAAGGGATTAGGTAAGTGCATATTTCAAAACTGTTTTAGATAAACATGAGCATCATCTATCGTTGACAAAAATGTgtgttttaaattgaaaataagtATTTCAATTGTTATTGATCAAGGATTGAGATCCTGCAGACCCCGAACCGATAAATTCAGACTACTTAATTTAATCATACAATCTCATTAGTCTATCTCACCGACCCACTTCACAAAAATCTAGAAACTTGAACGACCCatatatctttctctctctcttgaacGGTCTGAATCTCTCAGTCTGCAAGCACGGTACGCAGAGATCCGAAGTGGATATCATTCCTTTGTTCAATTTccctttggttttggtttctttATATTGTAAAATTACAATCACATGTTACTGTAACGTCTACATGTAGAGTCATTCCTACTTACAAACAAAACCGAACACGACATGATAGCAAAACACTAATCGTTTTCTTTTTATAGTTTTAAGTGTACGCTTTTGATATATGTGTTAGACTGCATTTTGCATGTCATAAAAAAAGACTCGTTACATAGTTTATTTGTGTTTGGATGGATACAGGGGGAGCTTTACCTGGACCTCTCCATCTATCAATGCAGATAGATAGAGGTCGCAACCCAAATTTAAGAATCCACCGACCTCTATCTTTCATTGCAAATGGAGAAGTCCACTGCCCGCAAAGCAATCTACGCCATTGAAAAACGAGACCTTGCAAATGGTCCTTACAGACACCCTAACAATTCCTCTGTGGAAATATATCGTGAATGCCGGCGGTATGACTGCACCACGTCTTAATTATTTCGCATGGCAGTGCATGATAGGTTTAGGATACCGTCAGAGTCCTTAGTGTTTCTCTTTCTCATTCACATCGGTCTGTACTACCGACATAAACAAACTTGTCTACGATTCATCCGGGAAGCAAATATAGTTCACAACAGATACAGATGCGAATAGCAGGTAGTTATAGAGTTCAACGAAACGAGATCAGATGCCTAACGACAGAAGAAACATAAATACGCGTCAATTAGATAAAGTACCGTTAAATAAAAATGCGGAAATCTCCGGCTGCAGCTAGAGGGCCTCTTTCAGGAGTGTCCTAGTGAGATCTATGGGAAGTCCCATCACGCTATCGGTTGTCCCTACCTGCAAGCACCACACCAATTCAAATATGACTATAATGACAGGGCTCTACAATCCGTAATCAGTAGATCAAACATCCGACCACAATGGGTTATGCTTGCAGGATTCATTAAACAAAAGCTCCTGGATGAAACAGACACACGGTACCATAAATAGACTCCATCATGCTTCTGTTGCCTCGCATTCTCAAAATGTAATGACTATTGTTTACAACTTTAGAAGAGAGAGTAGAAAACCAACCACTTCTTTGACATAGGGAAGAATAAGAGGATGTTCGATTATGAGTCCCCCGGCAACTTTGAGCACTATCCCCTCCTCAATCTGACATGGACACAGAGGAATGGGTTCTATCGTCGTCATCTCATCAAGAAAGAAGTGAAACAACCAAATAGGATACAGAACAACTCTTACCAGCTTCTCAATGACTTCATCTGGTATTTTATGGAAATAAATCTGCAAGGAACCCCGAATAGATATTATCCATAGATATGATCAATGGAGTTGTAGCATTGGCATCAATTTTATGTttcactgaaaaaaaagggtaccTCCACTCGATCCCATTCTCCCTTACTGAATCCCGTTTTAAGGTTTGTAACATGCACAGATCCTACTGTTGCTGCATGCCCTCCAGAATAATCTGCAATTCATGTTAGGAAACTCATCAGAGTCAAAAAGTAAAACATCAGGGATAGAGACTGAAATCAACCGTTAAGCCAACCTTTCAAAAATTGCCGTGCTTCTTCCTTGCTGGATGGTTTTTCCCGGATCACACCTTCATAGACCACCACCTCCAGATCATTTTACAATAAGAGTAAGAAATAACAGATTTAACGTTCACTGACCCATAAAAGGAAATTTCTAAATTCCTGGTTTTACAAACAAGTCATATCACCATAGGCCAATAATGTTCATGGACTCATAAATTAGAAATTTATAAATCTCTAAATTCCTTGTTTGAAAGACAAACAAGAGTATGGCAAAGCTGATGCTTGGAGCAACCATAACAGaagatgttgatgcacaaaactggaggggtcttggaacaatgtaaatccgaccgtgaatctgcaagaaagtaaataacacaagatgtatcgtggttcaccccaaggtttgggctacgtccacactgatattgtatttctgagggagagagctctgaatatgagagtgagagctttgagaggatgaGGGAGCTTAAGGCCTAAGAATCggcctcccttaatgaggagggtgagaagtccttttatagaataagggctcctcacttattacatatttgccccttcccttattacataattacatttgagtcccccgagtatttatacaaggtctaaatacggaggccctacgAATGGAGTATGATAAAAATTCCATATATACATTTAGGTGTATTATCTGCAACATGCAACAGACACGTGACAAGAGTATAGAGACTATAAATATGGTATAAGATGTGATGTATACTTGATCAGAAGTAACTAATAGTGTTGGTTCGGCATCCTTTATGTAGTCCCCAACTGGGAGCTTTTGTGAAATGGCTTCTGCCTGAGATTTTTCCGTCAGCTTAGATAGGTAAGCAATTCTATTTCAATGAGAAACCAGTTCAGACAATGCCATAACATTATTAACAATATCCAGTAAACAAACAACTGCAACAAAGGGAGCATTAACACACACAATTCCAGACACTCATATACAAGCAGAAAGAAAGACCTATAGTTACGAGCATGAATTTAGTTGAGCACCACAACTAATTAgtatctttcttttcttctcaacTAGTTTTGCACAGTTATGCAGTCAAAATCCCAAATTAAGCCTTAAAAAAAAGTCTAAAACTGTAAAAACGATACTTCctcaataaaaagaaaaacggAAACATCTCCTCCATAAATGGCACTAGGTGATATCAGATTTTAAGATGCCTCTTGTAGATATACAGAGTGATCATACCATACATATAGATGTATACACAATATGTACGAAGAAATGACATACTGTGTCTGCCGCAATCACAATTGTCGGCTCAGCATCCTTCTCTTGATTATTGATGCTTTGCAACTTTGATATAATAGCATCGGCCTGACACGCATATTCATACACGGCCAATGtaagaaattaaaatcaaaacaaCGCTAAACTAAAAGAAGCAAATTCCAAATCAGCCGATTAGTATTTAGCGTTAGATTCGCAAtaggaaaacaataaaaaggagATGAACACCAAACCTTTGCCTTGGCAAGAACCAAAACCAACTCCTCTGGTTTTTCCGTTCGGATGGATTTTTCATCAATGTCTGCAGTCTAAAGCAATAACAAGAGTTTAATTTCAAAAAATCAGCAGggaaattagtttttatatatttcagaGGAACAATTGGTAGCACCACGACTGTGAATTCATATCCCATTTCAGCCAATATTTTCCGGCGTGCTATCGAAGCCGATCCCAAGATTATCTGCATAATCACACATTAACATTAACATCATCTCCGGGATTAGCATAGTTTCAGTGGAATAATGAGAGCAATTTTCACATTAAACTAAGAACAACACAAATACTCTGTTTGGCAGAAGCAGCTGCAACCAAACAGTGCCCTAATATCCAGCACTACAAGTCCACAACCACCTCCTAGTGTTGTCCACCATCTAAAAGCTTCTATTTCTACTGCAACCAACCAGGAGGGAACGACGACGCTTCGTGTTTGAAATCGTCGCAACAGAAACGCGTCGAAACCCTAGCTTTTAGTTCAAAATTTGGAGCCGAGCAATGCGAAAAAGAAACTGCCTGTAGACGGAGAGTGAGTCGCGTACCTTGAAGGAAGATGAATCGGCTTCCATGCCTGAGTCAGCCGACGAGTCAGTCCGATACCTTGGAGCTTGGAAGAAGCAGTTGTGGCGGCGTTTGGCTATTTTCTTCGCGCCGTTTACTCGTTTAGGCGCGTTTTTACCATGCCGTCTTTGCAAAGTACGACGATTCTGTATCGGTCGTTTTTGGCGAGTAGGGTTAACATTTCAGGTCGTTTTAACCTTTTTGttcatcttttttattttgatttttttatttcttttaattttgtttaagaaTATTGCACAATCATTCAAAccgtttattttttgtgttttggttTTAAAGATCATCTCAGTAAAAAGTATACAAATATGCTTTAAGTTTTTTCAACACAATCATATTTTAagttaaatattatatttttttataacgtTAATCGAACggttaaaaaatttcaatttgattaGTTTTTGCGTAGTTGatgttcaaataaaaaatagatgaTTCTAAATATCACGCAAATTGCAAAATTAGTAGAAGAGCCAGCGAGGAAGTCGCTAGCACCTTTCAATCGTCAACTTCCAtataatttagtttacaaaattttatctcCTTAAAAGAGACTACGATCATAATTTGGCCTTTCAGTTGGGTCACACCATACGAGTTTTATTATTTGGTTAGCAAAATGAAGAAGCTGCCATGGAGTCCCTCATGAAtatgatatataatatattGCGGGGGATGACGACCAATATTTCAAACTTGAAGATCTGATCGTGTCACTTCTttcaacatttgataagtaCTGGTTTAATTTGAT includes:
- the LOC103420939 gene encoding 3-ketoacyl-CoA synthase 4 codes for the protein MDPGGATNVATARGGGGEVGVRIHQTRRLPDFLQSVNLKYVKLGYHYLISNLLTLCFIPLIIVTLIEASQMDIYDIQQLWLHLQYNLVSVIICSAVLVFGLTVYIMTRPRPVYLVDYACYRPPDHLKAPYQRFMEHSRLTQDFDDSSLEFQRKILERSGLGEETYVPEAMHYIPPRPSMAAAREEAEQVMYGALDNLFANTHVKPKDIGILVVNCSLFNPTPSLSAMIVNKYKLRGNIRSFNLGGMGCSAGVIAVDLAKDLLQIHRNTYAVVVSTENITQNWYFGNKKSMLIPNCLFRVGGSAVLLSNKSVDRRRAKYKLVHVVRTHRGADDKAFRCVYQEQDDKGKTGVSLSKDLMAIAGGALKTNITTLGPIVLPISEQLLFFSSLVVKKLFKSNVKPYIPDFKLAFDHFCIHAGGRAVIDELEKNLQLLPIHVEASRMTLHRFGNTSSSSIWYELAYMEAKGRIRRGNRIWQIAFGSGFKCNSAVWEALRNVKPSCNGPWEDCIDKYPVKVVS
- the LOC103428648 gene encoding uncharacterized protein isoform X3: MGYEFTVVTADIDEKSIRTEKPEELVLVLAKAKADAIISKLQSINNQEKDAEPTIVIAADTAEAISQKLPVGDYIKDAEPTLLVTSDQVVVYEGVIREKPSSKEEARQFLKDYSGGHAATVGSVHVTNLKTGFSKGEWDRVEIYFHKIPDEVIEKLIEEGIVLKVAGGLIIEHPLILPYVKEVVGTTDSVMGLPIDLTRTLLKEAL
- the LOC103428648 gene encoding uncharacterized protein isoform X4 — protein: MEADSSSFKIILGSASIARRKILAEMGYEFTVVTADIDEKSIRTEKPEELVLVLAKAKADAIISKLQSINNQEKDAEPTIVIAADTVVVYEGVIREKPSSKEEARQFLKDYSGGHAATVGSVHVTNLKTGFSKGEWDRVEIYFHKIPDEVIEKLIEEGIVLKVAGGLIIEHPLILPYVKEVVGTTDSVMGLPIDLTRTLLKEAL
- the LOC103428648 gene encoding uncharacterized protein isoform X1, coding for MEADSSSFKIILGSASIARRKILAEMGYEFTVVTADIDEKSIRTEKPEELVLVLAKAKADAIISKLQSINNQEKDAEPTIVIAADTAEAISQKLPVGDYIKDAEPTLLVTSDQVVVYEGVIREKPSSKEEARQFLKDYSGGHAATVGSVHVTNLKTGFSKGEWDRVEIYFHKIPDEVIEKLIEEGIVLKVAGGLIIEHPLILPYVKEVVGTTDSVMGLPIDLTRTLLKEAL
- the LOC103428648 gene encoding uncharacterized protein isoform X5, which gives rise to MEADSSSFKIILGSASIARRKILAEMGYEFTVVTADIDEKSIRTEKPEELVLVLAKAKADAIISKLQSINNQEKDAEPTIVIAADTVVVYEGVIREKPSSKEEARQFLKDYSGGHAATVGSVHVTNLKTGFSKGEWDRVEIYFHKIPDEVIEKLIEEGIVLKVAGGLIIEHPLILPYVKEVELLFNESCKHNPLWSDV
- the LOC103428648 gene encoding uncharacterized protein isoform X2, translated to MEADSSSFKIILGSASIARRKILAEMGYEFTVVTADIDEKSIRTEKPEELVLVLAKAKADAIISKLQSINNQEKDAEPTIVIAADTAEAISQKLPVGDYIKDAEPTLLVTSDQVVVYEGVIREKPSSKEEARQFLKDYSGGHAATVGSVHVTNLKTGFSKGEWDRVEIYFHKIPDEVIEKLIEEGIVLKVAGGLIIEHPLILPYVKEVELLFNESCKHNPLWSDV